One genomic window of Arvicola amphibius chromosome 4, mArvAmp1.2, whole genome shotgun sequence includes the following:
- the F2rl3 gene encoding proteinase-activated receptor 4 yields MSWLLLCPLVLGLSLTQGTQTPSVYDDGESTGGGHEGTVGPTAGLKESKSPGQLHPRGFPGKFCANDSDTLELPASSQALLLGWVPTRLVPALYGLVVAVGLPANGLALWVLATRVPRLPSTVLLMNLAVADLLLALVLPPRLVYHLRGQHWPSGEAACRMATAALYGHMYSSVLLLAAVSLDRYLALVHPLRARVLRGRRLTTGLCLVAWLSAATLALPLTLQRQTFRLAGSDRTLCHDALPLAEQTSHWRPAFTCLAVLGCFLPLLVMSLCYGATLRALAASGQRYGHALRLTALVLASAVASFTPSNVLLVLHYSNPSPEAWGDLYGAYVPSLALSTLNSCVDPFIYYYVSHEFRDKVRAILCRQPETSSSSQASREAGRRGTAICSSTLL; encoded by the exons ATGTCCTGGCTGCTGCTGTGTCCACTGGTGCTGGGGCTCAGCCTGACACAGGGCACCCAGACCCCTAGCGTCTATGATGATGGAGAAAGTACCGGGGGAGGCCATG AAGGCACTGTGGGTCCCACAGCTGGACTCAAGGAGTCGAAGTCCCCAGGCCAGCTTCACCCACGAGGCTTCCCAGGCAAGTTCTGTGCCAACGACAGTGACACGCTGGAGCTTCCTGCCAGCTCTCAAGCGCTGCTGCTGGGATGGGTCCCCACGAGGCTGGTGCCTGCCCTCTATGGGCTGGTGGTGGCCGTGGGGCTGCCGGCCAATGGACTGGCGCTGTGGGTGCTGGCCACACGGGTGCCCCGCCTGCCATCTACCGTCCTGCTCATGAACCTCGCCGTCGCGGACCTGCTGCTGGCCCTGGTGCTGCCACCACGCCTGGTCTACCACCTGCGTGGCCAGCACTGGCCCTCTGGGGAGGCTGCCTGCCGGATGGCCACAGCTGCCCTCTATGGCCATATGTACAGCTCAGTGTTGCTGCTGGCCGCCGTCAGCCTGGACCGGTACCTGGCCCTGGTGCATCCTCTGCGAGCTCGTGTGCTGCGTGGTCGGCGCCTGACCACCGGGCTTTGCTTGGTGGCCTGGCTCTCGGCAGCCaccctggccctgcctctcactcTGCAGCGGCAGACCTTCCGGCTGGCCGGCTCTGACCGCACGCTGTGCCATGACGCACTGCCCTTGGCTGAGCAGACCTCCCACTGGCGCCCGGCCTTCACCTGCCTGGCCGTGCTGGGCTGCTTTCTGCCACTGCTGGTTATGAGCCTGTGCTATGGGGCCACCCTGCGTGCACTGGCGGCCAGCGGCCAGCGCTACGGCCATGCACTCAGACTGACTGCCCTGGTACTGGCCTCCGCAGTGGCCTCTTTCACACCCAGCAACGTGCTGCTGGTGCTGCACTATTCGAACCCAAGTCCTGAGGCATGGGGCGATCTCTACGGAGCCTACGTGCCCAGCCTGGCGCTCAGCACCCTCAACAGCTGTGTGGACCCTTTCATCTACTACTATGTGTCCCATGAGTTCAGGGATAAGGTACGGGCCATACTGTGTCGCCAGCCGGAGACCAGCAGCTCCTCCCAAGCCTCCAGAGAGGCTGGACGCCGAGGGACTGCCATTTGTTCCTCTACACTTCTGTGA